GACACATTCTGTGGTGTTTTCCTTGGGGCATGTGTGAGCAAAGCGGAGGACAGGGGAGGACATGAGTGCCACCACTACCCACACAAGCAGGCTGGTGACTTTGGCGTGGTGGGGTCGCACGTGGCGGTGGGCAAAAAAGGGGTGAACGATGGCCAGGTAGCGGTTCAGGCTGATGCAGGTGATGAAGAGGATGCTTACATACAGGTTACAGGTGAAGAGAAAGCGCTCGGTCTTACAGAGAGCTGCACCAAAAGTCCAGTCCTTGTTCTTCATGTAGTAGATAAGCAGCATGGGCAGTGTGGAGATGTAGAGCAGGTCACTGATGGCCAGGTTGCAGGAGAAGACCACGCCTGAGTGCCAGTCCCGACGCTCTCGTGTCACCATCATCCACAGGGCAAAAGCATTCCCCAGTAAGCCAGTGCAGAACTCCAGCCCGAAGACAGGGGGCAAGAATTTGATCTGGAATCCTCCATCAGAGAAATCTGTTTTTGTCATCTTAAAAATTACACTCCTGGGAGAGACAGGAAAAAAACTCAAGTTCTCAAAAGTAATCAATGTTCCTGCCTCCAAACAGCCTACAACAGCATCATATCAGGGCCTACAGATAGTCTGCAATAGCATCATATCAGAGGCTACAGACAGCATACAACAGCATCATATCAGGGCCTACAGATAGTCTGAAATAGCATCATATCAGAGGCTACAGACAGCATACAACAGCATCATATCAGTGCCTGCAGATAGTCTGAAATAGCATCATATCAGAGGCTACAGATAGTCTGCAATAGCATCATATCAGGGCCTACAGATAGTCTGCAATAGCATTATATCAGGGCCTACAGATAGTCTGCAATAGCATCATATCAGGGCCTACAGATGGTCTGCAATAGCATCATATCAGTGCCTGCAGACAGTCTGCAATTGCATCACATCAGTGCCTACAGATAGTCTGCAATAGCATCACATCAatgcctacaggcagtctgcaatAGCATCATATAAGGGCCTGCAGACAGT
The sequence above is a segment of the Brienomyrus brachyistius isolate T26 chromosome 5, BBRACH_0.4, whole genome shotgun sequence genome. Coding sequences within it:
- the LOC125741938 gene encoding P2Y purinoceptor 11-like codes for the protein MTKTDFSDGGFQIKFLPPVFGLEFCTGLLGNAFALWMMVTRERRDWHSGVVFSCNLAISDLLYISTLPMLLIYYMKNKDWTFGAALCKTERFLFTCNLYVSILFITCISLNRYLAIVHPFFAHRHVRPHHAKVTSLLVWVVVALMSSPVLRFAHTCPKENTTECVSYCLVEDQQAHFTYSIFLAVFGGLLPFIVTLVSYGAIMWVVWRNQNITELEKRKVALLVVSVLVLYAVSVIPYHILRNWHLHQRMYDINLTKVWVYKAYQVTKGLVTLSMCIHPILYMAVFDSIRTACCGSTGVSQINQNETENEMGVVANQGK